TTAGCACAAACTGATGAACCCATATTAATCACTGAACAGAGATGGTTAGCACAAACTGTGACTGAACCCATATTAATCACTGAAAAGAGATGGTTAGCACAAACTGTGACTGAACCCATATTATCACTGAACAAGGTGTTAGCACAAACTGTGACTAACCCATATTAGTCACTGAACAGTGGTTAGCACAAACTGTGACTGAACCCATATTATCACTGAACAGAGGTGGTTACACAAACTGTGACTGAACCCATATTAACACTGAACAGAGGTGGTTAGCACAAACTGTGACTGAACCCATATTAGTCACTGAACAGAGGTGGTTAGACACAAACTGTACTGAACCCATATTGTCACTGAAAAGAGGTGGTTAGCACAAACTGTGACTGAACCCATATTAATCACTGAACAGAGGTGTTAGCACAAACTGTGACTGAACCCATATTAGTCACTGAACAGAGGTGTAACACAAACTGTGACTGAACCCATATTATTCACTGAACAGAGGTGTAGCACAAACTGTGATGAAACCATATTAGTCATGAACAGAGGTGGTTAGCACAAACTGTGACTGAACCATATTAGTCACTGAACAGAGGTGTTAACACAAACTGTGACTGAACCCATATTATCACTGAACAGAGGTTTAACACAAACTGTGACTGAACCCATATTAATCACTGAACAGAGGTGGTTAGCACAAACTGTGACTGACCCATAATTAGTCACTGAACAGAGGTGGTTAACACAAACTGTGACTGAACCCATATTAATCACTAACAGAGGTGTAGCACAAACTGTGACTGAACCCATTTATCACTGAACAGAGGTGGATTAGCACCAAACTGTGACTAAACCCATTTGTCACTGAACAGAGGTGGTTAGCACAAACTGTGACTGAACCCATATTAGTCACTGAACAGAGGTGGTTAGCACAAACTGTGACTGAACCCATATTAATCAGGGGTGAAATGAGGCAAAAACCACCACTCACCTCACTCAAGTCAAGTCTACCTCACAACCAATCCTGCTTGTCTGACATGGCCCAACATTTCAGAGCAATACTAACTATACATGGCACAACATCTGAGAAACAGATATACATTGCAAACAGTGTCAACTTCACAGATTATCTACTTTGCTCTTCTTCTGTCACAAACCTTTACAGTAAGCTTCTCCAACTGAGGAGGCCAACTCTTCAGAAAATGCAGAAAATGCACTAACACTGTATTGAACTGCAGGTTTCTGACTAACTGCAACCTATAGGTAGCTGCTGTAGGCCGTACTAAATGAAATCTGGCAGGGCATCTCATTCAAGTGAACTGTGTGAGTCTGGAAGTCGTGGCTATGGAAGACCTACATGTATCTATCCTTGGCCAAACGCAACGGAAGTCTTCTGAGACCATGAATAGACATCCCCATCTCATATTTTCACATCTTTCTATTTCTCCTATCTCCCCCACACATCATGATTGGTCCAATAGCATTGTGGGGAGGGGcttagagaaagaggaggggccTGACAACACATGCACCAGGAAGGAACAGCCCACCTGCGTTGCCTGGCGATAACAACTTTACTTTCTAGACTGGCGGACTGACACGCACCTCTTGTAAACGCTTATCTATACATATACAATATTGGTCATGTAAACTATGTGGAAAATAAACAAAGcgaattaaaaaaagaaaaaagaaacaacCATAAAAACAACTGTACACGAAACTTCACAGACAATGATGATAAttataatcaaattgtattttttgttattttttWgttttgttattgttgttgttgatatggaCTAAGATGTCTTGGTTGTAGCCTGGTATCTTAGGTTGCTGGGTTGCTAGGCCTCTGAAGGCGTGGACGGAAGCTGGAAGTGCCTACGCTATCAAAACATCCAGGACCGGTGGAATGGTGAAACTACAAAGAGGAAATAAAGGAGCTAAGCGTAAATTACGGCTCCATCTCAGTGTCTTTGTATGGGGAAACCCAACCCAGAATGTCCATGTCGGCTCAATCTGAGTGTGTCTCAATGGGTAAACTCAGAGAAGAGCATCCATTTTGGCATTCCCTCCCAGTGTGTCTCTATAGGGAAACTGTTATACTTGGACGTGGGTCCCCTGGGACTGAAGGATCTGGACACTGGAGATGATCTTCTTCTGGTGACCCGCCAAGGTCACATCCATCTTAACGAGCTcactagaggagaggacagaggaagaagggagtttacaaaatgacaaaattgacaacagactCCTCTTTTCTCTAGCTCTGCCTACTCCTACTCTCTTTTCTCCAACCCTAGCCCCCAGGCCAGCTCTGCCCATGTCTCTCACCTGATGCTGATGTAGAGGACAGAGTCCAGTGTGACGTATCCAGCGCTGGTGAAGTTCCCCTTGTACTGTCCCATCTTGATGGCCTCCAGCCACTCCTCCATCGTACTCACACACAACTCTGGAGTGGTCGGGTCTTCCCTGCTGGGCAAACAGGAGAGAATAtacacattctttaaataagGCAGTCCAGATACAGTACTAGTTCTAATAGTTTATTATGGATCTGACAGTGTGTGCTTGAAGACTGGATCTACAGTGGTTCTGATTGTGCGTGTGGTTTTGGCCCCACTCACCATAATGAGCTGTTGGCCAGCTCTCGGAGGCTGGCTGGATCTCTGATCAGCTTATCCAGGGTGGTGACGATCTGGCCAAACTTAGGCCGTTCGCTGCGGCCCTTCTCCCAACAGTCCAACATCAGCTGGTGGAGGACCACAGGACAGTCCA
The genomic region above belongs to Salvelinus sp. IW2-2015 unplaced genomic scaffold, ASM291031v2 Un_scaffold1896, whole genome shotgun sequence and contains:
- the LOC112072342 gene encoding ephrin type-A receptor 3-like, producing MKLALMRTDIGKEDPELPLGGKIPIRWTSPEAIAYRKFTSASDVWSYGIVMWEVVSYGERPYWEMSNQDVIKAIDEGYRLPAPMDCPVVLHQLMLDCWEKGRSERPKFGQIVTTLDKLIRDPASLRELANSSLWEDPTTPELCVSTMEEWLEAIKMGQYKGNFTSAGYVTLDSVLYISISELVKMDVTLAGHQKKIISSVQILQSQGTHVQV